A genomic region of Fusobacterium russii ATCC 25533 contains the following coding sequences:
- a CDS encoding methylated-DNA--[protein]-cysteine S-methyltransferase, whose protein sequence is MKGVSFLKNDYLGLIAIIEEKDGISAIKFLRNNKEELDLLKNKEESELTKECKRQLEEYFLGKRKEFNIKLDVIGTNFQMAAWEAMQKIPYGKIISYSEEAKMVGNEKAVRAIGLANGKNRIPIIIPCHRVIGKNGKLRGYTGGIEIKEYLLELEKTYV, encoded by the coding sequence ATGAAAGGAGTATCATTTTTAAAAAATGATTATTTAGGACTGATAGCTATAATTGAAGAAAAAGATGGAATAAGTGCTATTAAATTTTTAAGGAATAATAAAGAAGAACTGGATTTATTAAAAAATAAAGAGGAAAGTGAATTAACAAAAGAATGTAAAAGACAATTGGAAGAATATTTTCTAGGAAAAAGAAAAGAATTTAATATTAAATTAGATGTTATAGGTACTAATTTTCAAATGGCTGCATGGGAAGCTATGCAAAAAATTCCTTATGGAAAAATAATTTCTTATAGTGAAGAAGCCAAAATGGTAGGGAATGAAAAAGCAGTTAGAGCAATAGGACTTGCAAATGGTAAAAATAGGATACCTATTATTATTCCTTGTCATAGGGTAATTGGAAAAAATGGAAAGTTAAGAGGCTATACTGGAGGTATAGAAATAAAAGAATATCTCTTAGAGCTTGAGAAAACTTATGTGTAA
- the dnaK gene encoding molecular chaperone DnaK, whose translation MAKIIGIDLGTTNSCVAIMEGGTATIIPNSEGARTTPSVVNIKENGETVVGEIAKRQAITNPNSTVSSIKTHMGSDYKVEIFGKKYTPQEISAKTLQKLKKDAEDYLGEEIKEAVITVPAYFTDSQRQATKDAGTIAGLEVKRIINEPTAAALAYGLEKKKEEKVLVFDLGGGTFDVSILEISDGVIEVISTAGNNHLGGDDFDAEIIKWLVAEFKKETGIDLANDKMAYQRLKDAAEKAKKELSTLMEASISLPFITMDATGPKHLEMKLTRAKFNDLTKHLVEATQGPTKTALSDAGLSANQIDEILLVGGSTRIPAVQEWVESYFGKKPNKGINPDEVVAAGAAIQAGVLMGDVKDVLLLDVTPLSLGIETLGGVFTKMIEKNTTIPVKKSQVYSTAVDNQPAVTINVLQGERAKAADNHKLGEFNLEGIPAAPRGVPQIEVTFDIDANGIVHVSAKDLGTGKENKVTISGSTNLSKEEIERMTREAEANAEEDKKFQELIEARNKADMLISSTEKSLKENGDKATEEDKKKIEAALEELKKVKDGDSKEAIEKAIEELSQAAHKFAEELYKEAQAKAQAEQGQQGAGTTANKEEDVAEAEVVD comes from the coding sequence ATGGCAAAAATAATAGGAATTGACTTAGGAACAACAAACTCATGTGTTGCTATAATGGAAGGTGGAACAGCGACAATAATACCAAATTCAGAAGGGGCAAGAACAACACCTTCAGTTGTTAATATTAAAGAAAATGGAGAAACAGTTGTAGGAGAAATAGCTAAAAGACAGGCTATTACAAATCCAAACTCAACAGTGAGTTCAATAAAAACTCATATGGGTTCAGACTATAAGGTAGAAATATTTGGGAAAAAATACACACCTCAAGAAATATCAGCAAAAACATTACAAAAATTAAAAAAAGATGCAGAAGATTATCTAGGTGAAGAAATTAAAGAGGCAGTAATTACTGTACCAGCTTACTTTACTGATTCACAAAGACAAGCTACAAAAGACGCAGGAACTATAGCGGGCTTAGAAGTAAAAAGAATTATAAATGAACCTACAGCAGCAGCACTTGCTTATGGACTTGAAAAGAAAAAAGAAGAAAAAGTTTTAGTTTTTGACTTAGGTGGAGGAACATTTGATGTTTCTATACTTGAAATTTCTGATGGAGTTATAGAAGTTATTTCGACAGCAGGAAACAACCACTTAGGTGGAGATGATTTTGACGCTGAAATAATTAAATGGTTAGTGGCAGAGTTTAAAAAAGAAACAGGAATAGATTTAGCAAATGATAAGATGGCATATCAAAGATTAAAAGATGCTGCAGAAAAAGCTAAAAAAGAATTATCTACATTAATGGAAGCTTCTATTTCACTACCATTTATAACAATGGATGCAACAGGACCTAAACATTTAGAAATGAAATTAACAAGAGCTAAATTTAATGATTTAACAAAACATTTAGTTGAAGCTACTCAAGGACCAACAAAAACAGCTCTATCAGATGCAGGACTTTCTGCAAATCAAATAGATGAAATATTATTAGTTGGAGGTTCAACAAGAATACCAGCAGTTCAGGAGTGGGTAGAATCTTATTTTGGTAAAAAACCTAACAAAGGAATAAACCCTGATGAAGTTGTTGCAGCAGGAGCAGCTATACAAGCCGGAGTATTAATGGGAGATGTAAAAGATGTATTACTTCTTGATGTAACTCCATTGTCATTAGGAATTGAAACTTTAGGTGGAGTATTCACAAAGATGATAGAAAAAAATACTACTATACCAGTTAAGAAATCTCAAGTTTACTCAACAGCTGTAGACAATCAACCGGCAGTTACAATAAATGTATTACAAGGAGAAAGAGCCAAAGCTGCAGATAACCATAAATTAGGAGAGTTTAACCTAGAAGGAATACCAGCTGCTCCAAGAGGTGTTCCTCAAATAGAAGTTACATTTGATATAGATGCTAATGGAATAGTTCATGTATCAGCAAAAGATTTAGGAACAGGAAAAGAAAATAAGGTTACAATTTCTGGATCAACTAATTTATCTAAGGAAGAAATTGAAAGAATGACTAGAGAAGCGGAAGCTAATGCAGAAGAAGATAAAAAATTCCAAGAGTTAATAGAAGCTAGAAACAAAGCCGATATGTTAATATCTTCAACTGAAAAATCACTAAAAGAAAATGGAGATAAAGCAACAGAAGAAGATAAGAAAAAAATTGAAGCTGCTTTAGAAGAACTAAAGAAAGTGAAAGATGGAGATAGCAAAGAAGCAATTGAAAAAGCTATAGAAGAATTATCACAAGCTGCACATAAATTTGCAGAAGAATTATATAAGGAAGCACAAGCTAAAGCACAGGCAGAACAAGGACAACAAGGAGCAGGAACTACAGCTAACAAGGAAGAAGATGTTGCAGAAGCTGAAGTAGTAGACTAA
- the grpE gene encoding nucleotide exchange factor GrpE, protein MQDNELKEEIINEKTEDIKEHDLDNEVSETSVNEEAKEESKEKEDENKENIEKLKAELEDWKQSYLRKQADFQNFSKRKEKELDELRKFSSEKIITKFLGSLDNLERAIEASSETKDFDALVKGVEMITRSLKDIMASEGVEEIKAEGKYDPQYHHAVSVEDDENFKEDEIVKVLQKGYIMKGKVIRPSMVTVKK, encoded by the coding sequence ATGCAGGATAATGAATTAAAAGAGGAAATTATCAATGAGAAGACGGAAGATATAAAAGAACATGATTTAGATAATGAAGTATCTGAAACAAGTGTTAACGAGGAGGCGAAAGAAGAATCTAAAGAGAAAGAGGATGAAAATAAAGAAAATATAGAAAAATTAAAAGCAGAACTTGAGGATTGGAAACAATCTTATTTAAGAAAGCAGGCAGATTTTCAAAATTTCAGTAAAAGAAAAGAAAAGGAATTAGATGAGCTTAGAAAGTTTTCATCTGAAAAAATAATAACAAAATTTTTGGGAAGTTTGGATAATTTAGAAAGAGCAATAGAAGCTTCTTCTGAAACAAAAGATTTTGATGCCTTGGTAAAAGGTGTAGAAATGATAACAAGATCTTTAAAAGATATCATGGCTTCTGAAGGAGTTGAAGAGATAAAAGCTGAAGGAAAATATGATCCACAATATCATCATGCTGTTAGTGTTGAAGATGATGAAAACTTTAAAGAGGATGAAATTGTAAAAGTTTTACAAAAAGGTTATATAATGAAAGGAAAAGTTATAAGACCAAGTATGGTAACAGTTAAAAAATAA